The Bombus fervidus isolate BK054 chromosome 8, iyBomFerv1, whole genome shotgun sequence genome window below encodes:
- the LOC139989795 gene encoding uncharacterized protein — protein sequence MSFHQFNAFTGRLKQSTQLQALYPLSPRPLEKIEPIKMMFDSVKTKPSTVLSGKQNYCTVPAKIKKLQQEWQADLTKPTYLLRGGSDKMIVVGLSAFIAIGFISNMYYLLQLKKKF from the exons ATGTCGTTCCATCAATTCAATGCATTTACTGGTCGTTTAAAACAATCGACACAATTACAAGCTCTTTATCCATTA TCCCCAAGACCATTAGAAAAGATAGAACCAATAAAAATGATGTTTGATTCTGTCAAAACTAAGCCATCTACTGTATTATCTGGCAAACAGAATTATTGCACAGTAcctgcaaaaataaaaaagctcCAACAGGAATGGcag GCTGACTTAACAAAACCAACATATCTTTTACGAGGTGGATCGGATAAGATGATTGTTGTAGGACTTTCTGCATTTATCGCAATTGGTTTTATCAGTAATATGTATTACTTATTACAGctcaaaaagaaattttaa